A stretch of Glandiceps talaboti chromosome 18, keGlaTala1.1, whole genome shotgun sequence DNA encodes these proteins:
- the LOC144448873 gene encoding E3 ubiquitin-protein ligase RNF10-like isoform X1 has protein sequence MLEEEEMEKKSATRSSSAPPPNKGSSGESKSKDGARSNNGGPKFNRRREPSFPRGEPGSARKPIPQKSKAIDKRPRTRNNNGGRREEVAKHQRAEFGSPLSYGPKKINLNHLLNFTYAPRETSGQDRSWKSRNKWGIRRVRYNKEQFLQANCQFIVASQGDYTVHAADPDILVEWDLIEQVRIFSHDVPSCPICLYPPTAAKITRCGHMYCWTCILHYLSLGEKTWRKCPICYEAVHKSDLKSVMLMETHHYIPGEKITMKLMKREKGSNVGFPKQQWIQTEATPFALGNDSIDTCFVKLLVATPEQVQEQIINVEKTALETKLADKDEESESCFIEAAFASLKERERGIGKKDGHTDENEKQEIDEVTQGLEDVDIQSKEVDVSPTKWVAKEDAIVYSSAFDDEIDASYTADKKGPETKLHQAEPDTQVSSPADIAEQLDESMEESLKVVDEEKVVDEDIDKESETKENSSFPEGSSHMASPAAETGHMYYFYQAEDGQHLYLHSINVRCLIKEYGSLEHCPETITADILEVEDNSMTEELRKRLRYLRHLPLTCEFSVCELKLHPPIVSRMTLDSFAGDFLKRKKTRDRKERDEKKREKRIQIEEEKKQGKYPRANITLESNRQFPVCGGIQSSSSATAVTTTSQASSPALSITSGTSDSSNFLFGSPPPETALNPNAREFTPGSPPPVVGSLDSVGSVDSSGSSVGVGSPPGGHLPRFPSFAEMLRAGKNKESLPRPASVPAKLELQNQAASRLLSPDTEDSESEDFVPVPLYKDAFSDAIQLAMDKAALGSAAAAKQDEQPVSGGGKKNKKGKKKQLLFSTSLSRYK, from the exons ATGTTAGAGGAGGAGGAGATGGAGAAGAAGTCAGCTACGCGTTCATCGTCTGCACCACCACCCAACAAGGGGTCCAGCGGGGAGTCTAAGAGTAAAG ATGGTGCTAGATCGAATAATGGTGGTCCAAAGTTCAACAGAAGGAGGGAGCCATCATTTCCAAGAGGGGAACCAGGTTCTGCAAGGAAACCCATTCCCCAGAAAAGTAAGGCCATTGACAAGAGACCTCGTACTAGGAATAATAATGGTGGCAGACGTGAAGAG GTAGCAAAACATCAAAGAGCTGAGTTTGGCTCGCCGTTATCTTATGGACCTAAAAAGATCAACTTGAACCATTTGTTGAATTTTACCTACGCTCCAAGGGAAACTTCTGGTCAAGATAGATCATGGAAATCCCGAAATAAATGGGGCATCAGACGTGTGCGTTACAATAAGGAACAGTTTCTTCAGGCAAA CTGTCAATTTATAGTAGCAAGCCAAGGAGACTACACAGTGCATGCAGCTGATCCTGATATCTTGGTTGAATGGGATCTGATAGAACAAGTG CGAATCTTCAGTCATGATGTTCCATCTTGTCCAATCTGTCTGTATCCACCGACTGCAGCCAAGATAACCAGATGTGGGCATATGTATTGCTGGACATGTATTCTACATTACCTATCACTGGGTGAGAAAACATGGAGAAAATGTCCAATATGTTATGAAGCTGTGCACAAATCGGATCTCAAAAG TGTGATGTTAATGGAAACACATCATTACATACCTGGTGAAAAAATCACCATGAAATTGATGAAACGAGAGAAAGGATCTAATGTGGGATTTCCCAAACAGCAGTGGATACAAACTGAGGCTACTCCATTTGCATTGGGTAATGATTCTATTGATACATGCTTTGTCAAGTTACTGGTTGCAACTCCAGAACAAGTTCAAGAACAG ATAATTAATGTTGAGAAGACAGCATTGGAAACAAAACTTGCAGACAAGGATGAG GAGTCTGAATCCTGTTTCATAGAAGCAGCATTTGCATCATTGAAA GAAAGGGAAAGAGGAATTGGTAAGAAAGACGGACATACCGATGAGAatgaaaaacaagaaattgaCGAAGTTACACAAG GTTTGGAGGACGTTGATATTCAAAGTAAAGAAGTTGATGTTTCTCCAACGAAATGGGTGGCAAAAGAG GATGCCATAGTGTATTCATCAGCATTTGATGATGAGATAGATGCTAGTTACACAGCAGACAAGAAAGGCCCTGAAACTAAACTGCATCAAGCTGAACCAGATACACAAGTATCTAGCCCTGCTGATATAGCTGAACAGTTGGATGAATCAATGGAGGAATCATTGAAGGTAGTAGACGAAGAGAAGGTAGTAGACGAAGATATTGATAAGGAAAGTGAAACTAAGGAAAACAGTAGTTTTCCTGAAGGAAGTAGTCACATGGCATCTCCAGCTGCTGAAACAGGACACATGTACTACTTCTATCAAG CTGAAGATGGACAACACTTATATCTGCATTCGATCAATGTGAGGTGTCTTATCAAGGAATATGGAAGTTTGGAACATTGTCCTGAAACTATCACAGCTGATATCTTGGAAGTTGAAGATAATTCCATGACAGAG GAGTTACGCAAAAGGCTTAGGTACCTGCGTCACCTACCACTAACTTGTGAGTTCAGCGTGTGTGAACTGAAGTTACATCCACCAATCGTCTCAAGGATGACTTTGGACAGCTTTGCTG GTGACTTCTTGAAGAGAAAAAAGACAAGAGACAGAAAAGAAAGAGATGAgaagaaaagagagaaaagaATCCAGATTGAAGAGGAGAAAAAACAAGGCAAAT ATCCCAGAGCAAATATCACCTTGGAAAGTAACAGACAGTTTCCTGTATGTGGTGGTATACAGAGTTCTTCGTCAGCCACAGCAGTGACCACTACCAGTCAGGCATCTAGTCCTGCACTCTCAATTACCTCTGGTACATCTGACAGCAGTAACTTCCTTTTTGGAAGCCCTCCACCAG AGACTGCATTGAATCCGAATGCTAGAGAGTTTACTCCTGGATCACCACCACCAGTGGTTGGTAGTCTTGATAGTGTTGGTAGTGTAGATAGCTCTGGAAGTTCGGTTGGTGTTGGTAGTCCTCCTGGAGGACACCTCCCTAGATTTCCATCCTTTGCTGAG ATGTTACGTGCAGGTAAAAACAAAGAATCTCTTCCGAGACCAGCATCTGTACCTGCCAAGTTAGAGCTGCAAAATCAAGCAGCTAGTCGTCTACTCTCACCAGATACTGAGGATAGTGAATCAGAAGACTTTGTACCTGTACCATTGTACAAAGATGCATTTAGTGATGCTATACAGTTAGCCATGGATAAAGCTGCCTTGGGAAGTGCTGCTGCAGCTAAGCAAG ATGAACAGCCAGTCAGTGGTGGTGGTAAGAAGAACAAAAAAGGAAAGAAGAAGCAACTGTTGTTTTCCACATCACTGTCTCGTTATAAATAA
- the LOC144448873 gene encoding E3 ubiquitin-protein ligase RNF10-like isoform X2: MLEEEEMEKKSATRSSSAPPPNKGSSGESKSKDGARSNNGGPKFNRRREPSFPRGEPGSARKPIPQKSKAIDKRPRTRNNNGGRREEVTKHQRAEFGSPLSYGPKKINLNHLLNFTYAPRETSGQDRSWKSRNKWGIRRVRYNKEQFLQANCQFIVASQGDYTVHAADPDILVEWDLIEQVRIFSHDVPSCPICLYPPTAAKITRCGHMYCWTCILHYLSLGEKTWRKCPICYEAVHKSDLKSVMLMETHHYIPGEKITMKLMKREKGSNVGFPKQQWIQTEATPFALGNDSIDTCFVKLLVATPEQVQEQIINVEKTALETKLADKDEESESCFIEAAFASLKERERGIGKKDGHTDENEKQEIDEVTQGLEDVDIQSKEVDVSPTKWVAKEDAIVYSSAFDDEIDASYTADKKGPETKLHQAEPDTQVSSPADIAEQLDESMEESLKVVDEEKVVDEDIDKESETKENSSFPEGSSHMASPAAETGHMYYFYQAEDGQHLYLHSINVRCLIKEYGSLEHCPETITADILEVEDNSMTEELRKRLRYLRHLPLTCEFSVCELKLHPPIVSRMTLDSFAGDFLKRKKTRDRKERDEKKREKRIQIEEEKKQGKYPRANITLESNRQFPVCGGIQSSSSATAVTTTSQASSPALSITSGTSDSSNFLFGSPPPETALNPNAREFTPGSPPPVVGSLDSVGSVDSSGSSVGVGSPPGGHLPRFPSFAEMLRAGKNKESLPRPASVPAKLELQNQAASRLLSPDTEDSESEDFVPVPLYKDAFSDAIQLAMDKAALGSAAAAKQDEQPVSGGGKKNKKGKKKQLLFSTSLSRYK; this comes from the exons ATGTTAGAGGAGGAGGAGATGGAGAAGAAGTCAGCTACGCGTTCATCGTCTGCACCACCACCCAACAAGGGGTCCAGCGGGGAGTCTAAGAGTAAAG ATGGTGCTAGATCGAATAATGGTGGTCCAAAGTTCAACAGAAGGAGGGAGCCATCATTTCCAAGAGGGGAACCAGGTTCTGCAAGGAAACCCATTCCCCAGAAAAGTAAGGCCATTGACAAGAGACCTCGTACTAGGAATAATAATGGTGGCAGACGTGAAGAGGTCA CAAAACATCAAAGAGCTGAGTTTGGCTCGCCGTTATCTTATGGACCTAAAAAGATCAACTTGAACCATTTGTTGAATTTTACCTACGCTCCAAGGGAAACTTCTGGTCAAGATAGATCATGGAAATCCCGAAATAAATGGGGCATCAGACGTGTGCGTTACAATAAGGAACAGTTTCTTCAGGCAAA CTGTCAATTTATAGTAGCAAGCCAAGGAGACTACACAGTGCATGCAGCTGATCCTGATATCTTGGTTGAATGGGATCTGATAGAACAAGTG CGAATCTTCAGTCATGATGTTCCATCTTGTCCAATCTGTCTGTATCCACCGACTGCAGCCAAGATAACCAGATGTGGGCATATGTATTGCTGGACATGTATTCTACATTACCTATCACTGGGTGAGAAAACATGGAGAAAATGTCCAATATGTTATGAAGCTGTGCACAAATCGGATCTCAAAAG TGTGATGTTAATGGAAACACATCATTACATACCTGGTGAAAAAATCACCATGAAATTGATGAAACGAGAGAAAGGATCTAATGTGGGATTTCCCAAACAGCAGTGGATACAAACTGAGGCTACTCCATTTGCATTGGGTAATGATTCTATTGATACATGCTTTGTCAAGTTACTGGTTGCAACTCCAGAACAAGTTCAAGAACAG ATAATTAATGTTGAGAAGACAGCATTGGAAACAAAACTTGCAGACAAGGATGAG GAGTCTGAATCCTGTTTCATAGAAGCAGCATTTGCATCATTGAAA GAAAGGGAAAGAGGAATTGGTAAGAAAGACGGACATACCGATGAGAatgaaaaacaagaaattgaCGAAGTTACACAAG GTTTGGAGGACGTTGATATTCAAAGTAAAGAAGTTGATGTTTCTCCAACGAAATGGGTGGCAAAAGAG GATGCCATAGTGTATTCATCAGCATTTGATGATGAGATAGATGCTAGTTACACAGCAGACAAGAAAGGCCCTGAAACTAAACTGCATCAAGCTGAACCAGATACACAAGTATCTAGCCCTGCTGATATAGCTGAACAGTTGGATGAATCAATGGAGGAATCATTGAAGGTAGTAGACGAAGAGAAGGTAGTAGACGAAGATATTGATAAGGAAAGTGAAACTAAGGAAAACAGTAGTTTTCCTGAAGGAAGTAGTCACATGGCATCTCCAGCTGCTGAAACAGGACACATGTACTACTTCTATCAAG CTGAAGATGGACAACACTTATATCTGCATTCGATCAATGTGAGGTGTCTTATCAAGGAATATGGAAGTTTGGAACATTGTCCTGAAACTATCACAGCTGATATCTTGGAAGTTGAAGATAATTCCATGACAGAG GAGTTACGCAAAAGGCTTAGGTACCTGCGTCACCTACCACTAACTTGTGAGTTCAGCGTGTGTGAACTGAAGTTACATCCACCAATCGTCTCAAGGATGACTTTGGACAGCTTTGCTG GTGACTTCTTGAAGAGAAAAAAGACAAGAGACAGAAAAGAAAGAGATGAgaagaaaagagagaaaagaATCCAGATTGAAGAGGAGAAAAAACAAGGCAAAT ATCCCAGAGCAAATATCACCTTGGAAAGTAACAGACAGTTTCCTGTATGTGGTGGTATACAGAGTTCTTCGTCAGCCACAGCAGTGACCACTACCAGTCAGGCATCTAGTCCTGCACTCTCAATTACCTCTGGTACATCTGACAGCAGTAACTTCCTTTTTGGAAGCCCTCCACCAG AGACTGCATTGAATCCGAATGCTAGAGAGTTTACTCCTGGATCACCACCACCAGTGGTTGGTAGTCTTGATAGTGTTGGTAGTGTAGATAGCTCTGGAAGTTCGGTTGGTGTTGGTAGTCCTCCTGGAGGACACCTCCCTAGATTTCCATCCTTTGCTGAG ATGTTACGTGCAGGTAAAAACAAAGAATCTCTTCCGAGACCAGCATCTGTACCTGCCAAGTTAGAGCTGCAAAATCAAGCAGCTAGTCGTCTACTCTCACCAGATACTGAGGATAGTGAATCAGAAGACTTTGTACCTGTACCATTGTACAAAGATGCATTTAGTGATGCTATACAGTTAGCCATGGATAAAGCTGCCTTGGGAAGTGCTGCTGCAGCTAAGCAAG ATGAACAGCCAGTCAGTGGTGGTGGTAAGAAGAACAAAAAAGGAAAGAAGAAGCAACTGTTGTTTTCCACATCACTGTCTCGTTATAAATAA